Part of the Capsicum annuum cultivar UCD-10X-F1 chromosome 12, UCD10Xv1.1, whole genome shotgun sequence genome is shown below.
AGATAACATATACATTAGTCAATTATCCACAAAGTCCTAATTCTTaatgaaaaaacaaagaaataaaaaaatcaattctgATTTTACgcaaaaaaaaaccctaaaatgtAACCGAAATAACAAAACATACCATTGAAGGCGCAAAACTACTATACACACGTTTAATAGGAgcattaaacaacaaaaaaatcaaaagcccCAAAATTTTCGAACCCAATTCTGAATTTACCAAAAAACCCTCAAATATAATCGAAATAACAAAAAATGTCATTGAAGGAATAAAACTGCAATATATAGCCATAATAGTAGCATtagaaaacaaacaaatcaaaagcCCCAAAATTTTTGgacccaattttttattttacgaAAAAATCCTAAATTCTAATCAAAATCCCGATATATGCCATTGAAGGCATGTCACCACTACAAATACTACCTACAACAACACTACATAAGAAACAGAGCAAAACCACCTAAAAACTTGAAGGAAAAAGTTCATAATCGCGAAAACCCTAAAATCACTAGAACGGACTCCATTAAATCGACTAGAAGCTTCAAAATAAACTATCAAATATTACAACTACACCGAAACATTAAATACTTATACGAATTGCAAGAACCTTCAACAACAATCAGCCTAAATTAACTTAAAATGGGGGTAATTTTGAGTTTCGAATGAGAGAGACGAAGGGCGAAGAAGAAGGGTCCAAATGACCTAAACTTTTggtcaaattttagtatttatacTCTAGACACGTCATTAAATACGTggaaattattttacaaatatttaaTGATGTGGCCGCCATTGTGCAACACGCACAACTGAGTAGACCGACAAAGAGTTTAAAaaattgctttttagtgggttcaggggttcaaatgacaaacatgtaagtagaagtgtccaacttacaaaacggacatagtgCAAAGATCCGCTAAACCATTTAACCTTATCAATTTGGACCACTTTAGAACCAATTGTAGTGACATTGTCTTCTTGGCTTTTGAGTATTCACAAAGTTTCTGTGTGTTAGTATCATAATCCAAATTCATGATATGTATTATTCGGTGTGACTCAACATACTTGTTTATTCTTGGGCTTCACACTATCAAGTCCAATAGCTTATATACAATGTGAACTTGTGATATGTCTTATGAAATCTTCACTTTCATTTTCCATTCTAATATTTAATTCATCTTATAATCAGTCCTCCGCGATCTGCTCTCTGTTCTGGATGTCACATAAGATACACTTTAGACAAATATCACATCGACAAAACACAAGAACATTggttatataagaaaataagtctTAGGTCTTAGTGATTCATTTTAAAGTCGTGTAGGCTGAGATTCAAAATGACTATGTTTACCCATTTCCTCGGAGTCTTGTTGGGAATTATCAAAGAGTGTGCTAGCATGAGTAAtaaaaatagatgttcaacaaTGCTTATCAAATTTGAAAACTCAATGCATAATTTACTCATTTCTAcctcagtggcggagccaggattttcaccaagggggttcacaagtgaacatacgaactaatgGAAGGATGTTCGACAtcgactatatatatataaaaaataaatttaaccatgtatatataatataatttcgTCGAAAGGGGTTCGGATGCACCCCCTATCATACATGCAGCTCCGCCCTTGTTTTATCTATAAGGGTGGTATGATAAAATTACTCTTATCATTGACTATTTTAACATATATGTCAAAATCAATAGTGGACAACTATTGCTTATGGACGGAGGGCATTGTCCTATAGTAGTAGTGTTATGAACCAATTGCCCCacattaaaaaaatagagaaatgctaaggggattataagccaaatgggttctcccacctattagactagtcttttcggttgggctctcccgtttgatttataacattggtgctttcattgagAGTCCCACGCGTTGGACcgtgactcggagtggtggcctgcgcgctaggagtggtggcctggatccaagaggggtgccagccgtgaccaacgaggatcgatcaaCGTGTGGGGAGTCGCACGTTGGGCCGTGACTCGTAGTGGTGGCTTGTGTGCTAGTAGTGATGGCCTGGACCTAAGAGGGGTGTCAGCCGTGATCAACTGGGcatagccgtgaccaacgaggatcgatccacgcgTGGAGCCacgactcggagtggtggcctgtgCGCCAGGAATGGTTGGCTGGACCTAAGAGGGGTGTCAGCCGTGACCAACTGAGCTCAGTCGTGACCAACGAGGtcattggttctcaagcggaggcgattattatgaaccaattgtcccacattgaaaaaataaagaaatgctgAGGAAAcccaaatgggttctcccacctattagactatcttttgggttgggctctcctGTTTGATTTATAACAAGTAATCTCAtagatattttcaaaaaaggGACACACCGGTGTACTAAGCTCCCACTATCACAAGAGTCGATAGTCTTATTCTGTATTTCTACGAGAATCTATTTTCTCGacttaaatttataattaattacgTGACAATAACTTTATGAGTTATTCCAAAAATAGCTACTGTAATAGATATTCCCCTATCTCatcctacaaaaataaatatctagaCCATATATCATTGCACAAAGTACTAATCAATAGCCAAAAATTACTACTACAACATATGGCCTCAACTGCTCAACTTATTCCTACTCCACAATCTCCATCATCGCACAAAACTCTTTGCACTCCCTTAAAAGGCCTATCATCATGCTCAACAATGTGGCAACTCAAGCAATTACATGCCCAAATCATCAAACTTGGTCTATCAAACGACAACGACGCAATGGGTCGAGTCATAAAATTGTGCGCGCTATCtcattcatgtgatttaaattacgCACTCaaagtgttcgataaaatgcctgaACCAGATACATTTATATATAACACTGTTATTCGTGGTTTCTTGAAATGTCATATGTTAATAGATTGCTTTGTGTTTTATTCGCGCATGTTAGAATTGGTTGTTCCTAATAACTTCACGTTTCCCCCCCTTATTAGAATTTGTTGTATCGAAAATGCTGTGGAAGAAGGGAAGCAGATACATGGTCATGTGTTAAAATTTGGGTTCGGGGACGATAGGTTTACGCTGAATAATTTGATTTATATGTATGTGAATTTACGTTGTTTGGATGAAGCTagaaaggtgtttgataaaatgcggGATAGAGATGAAGTCTCTTTGACCACATTGATTAGTGGATATGCTCAATGGGGGTATGTTGAGGAAGCTTTTCGAGTTTTTGATTCGATTGAGGAGAAGAGttgtgtttgttggaatgctATGATATCCGGTTATGTGCAGAACAACAAGTTTGACGAGGCGTTTGCTTTGTTTGAAAGGATGAGGGTTGAGAATGTTGTCGTGGATAAGTTTCTTGCCGCGAGTATGTTGTCTGCTTGTACGCGGCTTGGAGCGTTGAAGCAAGGGGAATGGATAGTTGAGTATGTTATGAAGAGGGGAATTGATTTGGACGCGAAGTTGGCTGCTACGATTATTGATATGTATTGTAAATGTGGTTGCTTGGATAAGGGTGTTCGGTTCTTTAAAGGGTTGTCAAGAAAAGGAATATCGTCATGGAATTGTATGATTGGAGGGTTAGCGATGCACGGTAAAGGTGAGGCTGCTATTGAGCTTTTGAAGGAAATGGAGAGGGAAAGAGTAGCTCCAGACTACATTACGTTCGTGAATCTACTTAGTGCTTGTGCTCATTCGGGGTTGGTTGAAGAAGGAAAACACTATTTTTGTTACATGAAAGAAGCGTATGGGATTGAACCGGGCATGGAGCATTACGGGTGCTTGGTTGATTTGCTCGGAAGAGCTGGATTACTGGTGGAAGCAAGAAGGGTCATTAGCGAAATGCCTATGAGTCCCGATGTAGGTGTATTGGGCGCTCTTCTGGGTGCGTGTAGGATTCACAAGAACATAGAGCTCGGTGAAATGATAGGAAAGCAGGTGATCGAGTTAGAACCTCAGAACAGCGGTCGATATGTGTTGTTAGCTAATTTATATGCCTATGCCGGTAGATGGGAAGATGTTGCCAGTATACGAAAGTTGATGAATGATAGGGGAGTGAAAAAGGCCCCGGGCTTCTCCATTGTTGAACTAGAAGGCGCGGTTAACGAGTTCATTGCAGGAGGAAGAACTCATCCTCAAGCCAAAGAGATATATGCAAAGGTTACCGAAATGCTGGACCGTATAAAATCTGCAGGCTACATTCCAGATTCTGATGGAATGCAACAGGATATCGATGAGGAGGAAACAGAGAATCCTTTGTATTATCATAGTGAGAAACTGGCTATTGCTTTCGGGTTATTGAAGAGTAAACCTGGGGAAATTCTTCGTATCACCAAGAATTTACGCGTTTGTAAAGACTGTCATCGAGCAAGCAAGTTGATCTCAAAGGTTTATGACCGCGAAATCATCGTGAGAGATAGGAACAGGTTTCACCATTTTAAAGGTGGAGAATGCTCTTGTAAAGACTACTGGTAAAGTTTTGGTGTGAACTAATGCAATGATCAGAAAAAAGTAGACTCAAACCTCTTTATAATGACGTCATTTAGTTGCTATAGCGGAGTGCTGTTATAGAGAACGTATAGTATAACATAACACGAACGATCAGTTCCACAGAACACTATGATTGTTATAGAAAAGTCAGACGGTATGTACTTGTTCTATTCTATTCATATACAGATAGAACACGTATGTTATTATACAGTGCTGAATCAAAATGCAATAAACCATTCTACATTCATTCATAGCAAGCCACTGTGAAAACGCGATGTTAAATTGAACACAGAACACCAACAAATATTTGGATTGACTCTACCAGATTCACTCTTGGAACATTTCTTACAAGTTAGAGAAAAGGTTTGACAATGTTCAATTCTAAACATTCCTTACATCATATAATCCCATAAGTCTATCTATATTCAATATTTACGTAACATCCTATGGGGTTTTCTTGTCTTCTAACTACCACGAGTTAGAAGTGGTGGCAATTGAATTACTTCTTAAGCCGAGACTCCACGTGATGAACCTTCTTGGTTACCCAGAAAACGGACAACCACGATGGTGATGTTGTCTGCACTGCCTCTTTGATATGCTTCTTGCATCAGCCTCTTTGCTGCTTCCTCGGGATCCTGGATCGGCTTAACCATGGAGACAGCTTCCTGCAAATGTATTCGTAATGATCAAAATGATAATCAACTATAAACTACTCGATATTTGAAGTAAAACCATCGAGATGCATTGGATATATAGCTCAGAATgagtgatgatttcttggttcttaaaagaaaaaaggaagaagtaTTTACGTCATTCGTTACAACATCCCAGAGTCCATCACTTGCAAGGATAAGAAATTCAAGAGAGCCATCAACCTTCTCCTCCTGTATTTTGAACAGAAAATTGTccacaaatacatcaaaaatattaaGGTATATAAGAAGCGAAAAATATAAAGAGCAGTACACATTCAATCAAAGGGTCTTCCACAAGAGACATGCTATCGGCTGCTATCGATAAGTTAGACATGTCTTAAAATTATTATGAGATGGACAAATGCAATCAAGTAGGATGGGAATGTGATACAATGAGGACCAACAATTGAACAATTCCAGAAACGCACCAAAATATACATCTAGAGAATAggttgaaaaatacaaaaaacttAAACAGAACATTTGATATACATTGCAAAACGTGACCATTCCTCTTTGTCCTTGTTCATCTATTTAATCAAGTACTTCAAGTTACCTGTATTTCAGGATCAGCAACAACGTACTGCTTTAAGAGTCTGTCGCCAAAAGCACGAGAAACAGCAAGTACACCTCCCACTCTCCAGGTACCTGAAACACAATACGTTATGTTTGGAATTGCACTACACTTAAAGAAAATTCAACTGACTAAAAAGGACCATCAAAAGTGATGGCTTACCTGCCCACATCACAAAACCTCCGGCATCTTCAATGCGTTGTCGCTCATCTGTTTGGTCGGGCTTGTGGTCTCGAGAAACAGCAATAGCTGAGAATGAAATTAGCATCCCCAATCAGGTGACCGAGAAAAACTACCGGGTCGTAACTGATTAGTAATCAAAGATTATACCGTACTGTAACAAACAATAAAAAGGGGGCAGCCTGGTATACTAAGTTCATGGTATACACAGGGTCCAGTGAAGGACCGAAACACATCGGGTCTTATGTTCGCAACCTTATTTTGCATTTCTTGAAGATGTTATTTTTGTAGCTTGAACCCATGATCTCCTTGTCACGCAGCAGAAACTTTTACCATTGCATTCATTTGCCAAGATAGCATAGAAGGACTATACGTATTACCACATCGCATTAGCAAGTAACAACagcaaagaaagagaagaaacgaATTATCACCAATTTCCAATTTCTTTAAGTTTAATCTGTGGCAGCGGTTTCTTGATAAACTACCTGACTTATTCAAAACAATGGTGAACCAAGACATGAAGTGCAATGCAAAAGAACGCCTTCTTTTTGGATTAAGAaatatgcattatttgaaagtggTAACATGACATCTTCCATATTCCCACAATATTTCAGGACGTACCATCAATATGCAAATGCAATTTTTATTTTACCCCGTTCTctctaaaacaaaaaataaagtatcCTCATCTTGTTCTCCTGACTTCAAAGAGCAGTGGAACCTTACTTTTACAGTGCAGCATGATGAAAACAGGTCACCGTGTTAGGACCGAGTAATtagaaaagtaaaactaaaataagaataacaatcaCTGTGAGAGCATTTGGTCAATAAAGCTGTGGGCACAAATTCATATGAAGCGTTTCAGCACTCGTTAGTTTGATTGTCTCACTTCTAACATAGAAGTCCTGGGGTGTACCATAGTTGGAGCCTTAGAGGTCAGCTTACCTTTAGACGCATTTAGTACGACAACCACCAAGAATAAGCATGCCAAATAAGAAGTAATCAAATCGCCTAAGCCTTACCTGTGCCACCCCTGCAGATAACGGCTCTAGAATCGCCAACATTTGCAACCAGTAGACGATCGCCAACAAGTATGGCAGTGGAAGCAGTCGATCCAGCATCTTTGTGCTGATTGTTTTCTGATTTCAGAAACTCAGAGTCTGTATGGCTGTATGCATCAGCTGCAGAAACAAATATATTAATGACAAAGATATAGATAAGTTGTTTGTTAAAAGGAATATAGCAACTAAACTTCACAGTACATCAAGATACCTATGGCTGATTTGGTGTCAGAGATAAATTTCGGATGCCTTATCAGGTTGCTGAAAAGGTTGTGCTTCACATATTCTGCAGCCCTAGCACCTCCATGACCTGAAAT
Proteins encoded:
- the LOC107850922 gene encoding probable protein phosphatase 2C 59 yields the protein MGYLNSVLSSSSNQIHADDAPVSGGGLSQNGKFSYGYASSPGKRSSMEDFYETRIDGVDGEVVGLFGVFDGHGGARAAEYVKHNLFSNLIRHPKFISDTKSAIADAYSHTDSEFLKSENNQHKDAGSTASTAILVGDRLLVANVGDSRAVICRGGTAIAVSRDHKPDQTDERQRIEDAGGFVMWAGTWRVGGVLAVSRAFGDRLLKQYVVADPEIQEEKVDGSLEFLILASDGLWDVVTNDEAVSMVKPIQDPEEAAKRLMQEAYQRGSADNITIVVVRFLGNQEGSSRGVSA
- the LOC107850921 gene encoding pentatricopeptide repeat-containing protein At5g66520, translated to MASTAQLIPTPQSPSSHKTLCTPLKGLSSCSTMWQLKQLHAQIIKLGLSNDNDAMGRVIKLCALSHSCDLNYALKVFDKMPEPDTFIYNTVIRGFLKCHMLIDCFVFYSRMLELVVPNNFTFPPLIRICCIENAVEEGKQIHGHVLKFGFGDDRFTLNNLIYMYVNLRCLDEARKVFDKMRDRDEVSLTTLISGYAQWGYVEEAFRVFDSIEEKSCVCWNAMISGYVQNNKFDEAFALFERMRVENVVVDKFLAASMLSACTRLGALKQGEWIVEYVMKRGIDLDAKLAATIIDMYCKCGCLDKGVRFFKGLSRKGISSWNCMIGGLAMHGKGEAAIELLKEMERERVAPDYITFVNLLSACAHSGLVEEGKHYFCYMKEAYGIEPGMEHYGCLVDLLGRAGLLVEARRVISEMPMSPDVGVLGALLGACRIHKNIELGEMIGKQVIELEPQNSGRYVLLANLYAYAGRWEDVASIRKLMNDRGVKKAPGFSIVELEGAVNEFIAGGRTHPQAKEIYAKVTEMLDRIKSAGYIPDSDGMQQDIDEEETENPLYYHSEKLAIAFGLLKSKPGEILRITKNLRVCKDCHRASKLISKVYDREIIVRDRNRFHHFKGGECSCKDYW